In Candidatus Margulisiibacteriota bacterium, the following are encoded in one genomic region:
- the rsmA gene encoding ribosomal RNA small subunit methyltransferase A, translated as MTPTLAEVTRQLLEVYNRFPRKRLGQHFLIDPQVVARIISAAELGKDDLVVEIGSGLGVVTAELGKAVYHLIAVEIDQELVSISKKILAPLPNISFVPQDILKTDLADLALGRHYKVVGNLPYYITSPIVEKILTASAKPELAVVMTQKEVAERMVAKPGTKNYGSFSIFCQFYAVVELCSLVSKSSFLPWPEVSSAIVKLVPYKTAKYPVKDEHLFFDIVHAAFQQRRKKMRNSLARFEVVNSPVDLDRRPETVSIEEFAAITNAI; from the coding sequence ATGACCCCTACCCTGGCCGAGGTCACCCGGCAGCTGCTTGAAGTTTACAATCGTTTTCCCCGTAAAAGGCTGGGCCAACATTTCCTGATCGACCCGCAGGTCGTCGCCAGGATCATCTCCGCTGCTGAACTGGGAAAAGACGACCTGGTGGTCGAGATCGGCTCCGGCCTGGGAGTGGTCACGGCCGAGTTGGGCAAAGCGGTCTACCACCTGATCGCCGTCGAGATCGACCAGGAACTGGTTAGCATCAGCAAAAAAATCCTGGCCCCTCTGCCCAACATTAGCTTTGTGCCGCAGGATATCCTGAAGACCGACCTTGCTGATCTGGCACTCGGGCGACATTATAAAGTTGTCGGCAACCTTCCTTATTACATTACCTCTCCCATCGTTGAAAAGATCCTGACCGCTTCGGCCAAACCGGAACTTGCGGTGGTCATGACCCAAAAAGAAGTGGCCGAAAGAATGGTCGCCAAGCCGGGCACAAAGAATTACGGCTCGTTCTCGATCTTCTGTCAGTTTTACGCCGTGGTTGAGCTCTGCTCGCTCGTCTCAAAGTCCTCTTTTCTCCCCTGGCCGGAGGTCAGCTCGGCAATAGTTAAGCTTGTCCCTTATAAGACGGCAAAGTATCCGGTCAAGGATGAACATTTGTTTTTTGATATCGTCCATGCCGCTTTTCAGCAGCGGCGAAAAAAAATGCGGAATTCATTGGCCAGGTTCGAAGTAGTTAACTCTCCGGTTGACCTGGACCGGCGACCGGAAACAGTTTCAATTGAAGAGTTTGCCGCCATCACCAACGCTATATAG
- a CDS encoding prepilin peptidase has translation MLILFFFIIIGAVVGSFLNVCIHRLPRNESVVWPASHCPACGKQLSPWELFPIISYLILKGKCSGCREPISIRYPLVETLSAFFFVATWQFVSGDMIYFLFYLVFVLGLLVIVFIDLEHLLIPDVVSISGIVFGLLFAGFRSGEAGSLALLGESVFGGALGFLFFLVVAKLGGMWFKKEVVGEGDLYLAAFMGVYLGPVGMVVALFVAYLSAALVAIVLLLGKKVKMDNYIPFGPALAFGGVISLFFCQAILNWYFAAWVIQ, from the coding sequence ATGTTAATTTTATTCTTTTTTATCATTATTGGTGCGGTTGTTGGCAGTTTTTTGAATGTTTGCATTCATCGCTTACCCCGAAATGAATCAGTGGTCTGGCCGGCTTCGCATTGCCCTGCTTGCGGCAAACAATTGTCCCCCTGGGAGTTATTCCCGATAATCAGTTATCTTATATTAAAAGGGAAATGCAGCGGCTGCCGGGAGCCGATCTCAATCCGCTATCCCCTGGTCGAAACGTTAAGTGCTTTCTTTTTTGTCGCGACCTGGCAATTTGTTTCCGGAGACATGATCTATTTCCTTTTTTACCTGGTATTTGTTTTAGGCCTGCTGGTCATTGTGTTCATTGACCTTGAGCATCTTCTTATCCCTGACGTGGTTAGCATAAGCGGCATAGTTTTTGGGTTGCTTTTTGCCGGTTTCCGGTCAGGCGAAGCCGGCTCGTTGGCGCTGCTGGGAGAGTCGGTCTTTGGCGGCGCGTTGGGATTTTTGTTTTTCCTGGTAGTTGCCAAGCTGGGAGGGATGTGGTTCAAAAAAGAGGTTGTGGGAGAGGGGGATCTTTATCTGGCGGCCTTTATGGGGGTTTATCTGGGGCCGGTCGGGATGGTCGTGGCTCTTTTTGTCGCTTATCTTAGCGCCGCTCTTGTAGCTATTGTTTTATTATTGGGTAAAAAGGTTAAAATGGATAATTATATTCCTTTCGGTCCGGCATTGGCTTTTGGCGGGGTCATTTCTTTGTTTTTTTGTCAGGCAATTCTCAATTGGTACTTTGCGGCTTGGGTGATCCAATGA
- the pdxA gene encoding 4-hydroxythreonine-4-phosphate dehydrogenase PdxA: protein MDRPVIGITMGDPAGIGPEICAKAVTSREIQSVARCIVIGDSGVLRLGLQAAKIKGIDLHPLARVSDALFQPKTIDLFDLNNVDLPRLKLGQVSKMAGRAAFEYIDKAIDLALAKEIDAITTGPINKESIRKAGFRFDGHTEILAAKTKSKKYAMMFVSEKLWLMLATTHLPLNSVSRHLKKKKLVAQIKMAHDFLLADRGKKPRIGVAGLNPHAGENGIFGKEELKIIKPAVEEARKIGVDVEGPISPDAIFFLANSGKYDIVIAMYHDQGLIPLKLLSFNHSVNVTVGLPIVRTSVDHGTGFNIAGKGWASPDSLIAAIKVAAHFARRK from the coding sequence ATGGATAGACCGGTCATTGGGATCACCATGGGTGATCCGGCTGGTATCGGCCCGGAGATCTGCGCCAAAGCCGTTACTTCCCGTGAGATCCAAAGTGTCGCCCGCTGCATCGTCATTGGCGACAGCGGGGTCCTGCGGTTGGGTTTGCAAGCGGCCAAGATCAAAGGGATTGACCTGCACCCGCTGGCGCGCGTTTCCGACGCCCTCTTCCAACCAAAAACTATCGACCTTTTTGACCTCAACAACGTCGACCTCCCCAGGCTCAAGCTCGGCCAGGTCTCTAAAATGGCGGGACGGGCCGCTTTTGAATATATCGACAAAGCAATTGACCTGGCGCTGGCCAAAGAGATCGACGCGATCACGACCGGCCCGATCAATAAAGAGTCGATCCGCAAAGCCGGCTTCCGTTTTGACGGCCACACCGAGATCCTGGCGGCCAAGACCAAAAGCAAAAAATACGCCATGATGTTTGTTTCGGAAAAACTCTGGTTGATGCTGGCTACCACCCATCTTCCATTAAACTCCGTCAGCCGCCACCTCAAAAAAAAGAAACTCGTCGCCCAGATCAAAATGGCGCACGATTTTCTCCTGGCCGACCGGGGGAAAAAGCCGCGGATCGGGGTCGCGGGACTCAACCCGCACGCCGGCGAGAACGGGATCTTCGGCAAAGAAGAGCTTAAAATAATCAAGCCGGCGGTCGAGGAAGCGAGAAAAATTGGGGTCGATGTCGAAGGGCCGATCTCTCCCGACGCGATCTTTTTTCTGGCCAACAGCGGTAAGTACGATATCGTCATCGCCATGTATCACGACCAGGGACTGATCCCGCTCAAACTTCTCTCGTTTAACCACTCGGTCAATGTCACGGTCGGCCTGCCGATCGTCCGGACCTCCGTTGACCACGGAACAGGCTTCAATATTGCCGGCAAGGGGTGGGCCAGCCCGGACAGTCTGATCGCGGCGATCAAAGTTGCCGCCCATTTTGCCCGCCGCAAATGA
- the lipA gene encoding lipoyl synthase — translation MALPSFLIKNTPKLKHIREIRDKLADPSLHTVCESASCPNIGECFSQGTCTFMIMGNICSRHCAFCGVGKGEPLPLSPEEPVKVAAAAKKLGLKYVVITSVTRDDLPDGGSLHFAETIMAVKAELPEASVEVLIPDFQGDPQALQTVLQANPTVLNHNIETLPRLYPRVRPQANYQQSLKVLRSAAESGVYTKSGFMVGLGEEKGEIIGVLADLRHAGCDFVTIGQYLPPSRRHLPADRFVTPEEFEEYEEVGRQMGFLKVESGPFVRSSYHAKEILKNNAKV, via the coding sequence GTGGCGCTGCCTAGTTTCCTGATCAAAAACACCCCAAAACTAAAACACATCAGGGAGATCCGTGATAAATTGGCTGACCCCTCCCTCCACACAGTTTGTGAATCAGCATCCTGCCCGAACATCGGCGAATGCTTTTCCCAGGGGACCTGCACTTTTATGATCATGGGGAATATATGCAGCCGGCATTGCGCTTTTTGCGGGGTCGGCAAGGGAGAACCCCTCCCCCTCAGCCCTGAAGAACCCGTTAAAGTAGCAGCCGCGGCTAAAAAACTCGGGCTCAAATATGTTGTGATAACTTCGGTCACCAGGGACGATCTGCCGGACGGAGGGAGCCTCCATTTTGCCGAAACCATTATGGCGGTAAAAGCCGAACTGCCGGAAGCTTCGGTCGAGGTCCTGATCCCTGATTTTCAAGGAGACCCCCAGGCACTGCAAACTGTCCTGCAAGCCAACCCGACTGTTTTAAATCATAATATTGAAACCCTCCCCAGGCTGTACCCGCGGGTCAGGCCGCAGGCAAACTACCAGCAATCACTAAAAGTTCTAAGAAGCGCCGCCGAGAGCGGTGTTTACACTAAGAGCGGTTTTATGGTAGGATTAGGAGAAGAAAAGGGCGAGATTATAGGAGTTCTGGCCGATTTGCGTCATGCCGGCTGTGATTTTGTTACCATTGGCCAGTATCTTCCACCTTCACGGCGGCATCTTCCGGCCGATCGCTTTGTTACACCGGAAGAATTCGAAGAATATGAAGAGGTTGGCCGGCAGATGGGCTTCCTGAAAGTTGAGTCAGGCCCTTTTGTCCGGAGTTCCTATCATGCCAAGGAGATCTTAAAAAACAATGCAAAAGTTTGA
- a CDS encoding LL-diaminopimelate aminotransferase, which translates to MQKFEEAQRLLKLPIYVFAQADKLKAEKAAQGVDLIDMGMGNPDIPPPKEAIATLVDSLKNPEIHRYPSFEGAPEFKEAVAGWCKKQYDINIDPDHEVVTLIGSKEGVVHFTFAYVNPGDFTLVPMPAYPAHFRGTILAGGEAIALPTTEHKNYLPDLKIVVPGIADKAKIMFLSFPTNPTGALAPREFFEEAVAFCKKHNIILVHDFAYAEIYFNGQKPLSIFSIPGAKDIAIEFHTTSKTFGMPGWRCGFAVGNRALIESLRKIKTNLDYGLFTAVQKAAITAFNQKNGYIDQVRATYQRRRDVLVDGLNALGWKIKKPKGSMYVWIPVPQGFDSTEFTMHLVDKTGVVVSPGVAFGDIGEGYVRAALVVPEDRICQALERMEKAGIKYNG; encoded by the coding sequence ATGCAAAAGTTTGAGGAAGCCCAAAGATTATTAAAACTGCCGATCTACGTTTTTGCCCAGGCTGACAAATTAAAAGCGGAAAAAGCCGCGCAAGGGGTCGATCTTATCGATATGGGGATGGGGAACCCGGATATCCCCCCGCCAAAAGAAGCGATCGCCACCTTGGTTGATTCGTTAAAAAATCCTGAGATCCACCGCTACCCTTCATTTGAAGGAGCGCCTGAATTCAAGGAAGCAGTCGCCGGCTGGTGCAAAAAACAATATGACATCAATATCGACCCGGACCACGAGGTCGTCACCCTGATCGGCTCCAAAGAAGGGGTCGTCCATTTTACTTTTGCATACGTCAATCCGGGCGACTTTACCCTGGTCCCGATGCCGGCGTATCCCGCCCATTTCCGGGGGACCATTCTGGCCGGTGGCGAAGCGATCGCCCTGCCGACGACCGAACATAAGAATTACCTGCCCGACCTGAAGATAGTTGTTCCCGGCATCGCCGACAAAGCCAAGATCATGTTCTTGAGCTTTCCGACCAACCCGACCGGGGCGCTGGCGCCGCGGGAATTCTTTGAAGAAGCGGTCGCTTTCTGCAAAAAACACAATATTATTCTGGTCCACGATTTTGCCTATGCCGAGATCTATTTTAACGGCCAAAAGCCGCTCTCGATCTTTTCTATCCCTGGAGCCAAAGATATTGCCATTGAATTCCACACCACTTCCAAGACCTTTGGCATGCCCGGCTGGCGCTGCGGCTTTGCCGTCGGCAACCGGGCCCTGATCGAATCGCTCCGCAAGATCAAGACCAATTTGGACTATGGGCTTTTTACCGCCGTGCAGAAAGCGGCGATCACCGCCTTCAACCAGAAGAACGGCTACATTGACCAGGTTCGCGCCACCTACCAGCGCCGGCGCGACGTTTTAGTCGACGGCCTTAACGCCCTCGGCTGGAAGATCAAAAAACCAAAAGGATCGATGTATGTCTGGATCCCTGTCCCGCAGGGGTTTGACTCGACCGAATTTACCATGCACCTGGTTGATAAGACCGGCGTCGTCGTTTCGCCGGGGGTCGCGTTCGGCGATATCGGCGAAGGGTATGTCAGGGCCGCTCTGGTCGTTCCCGAAGACCGGATCTGCCAGGCACTCGAGCGGATGGAAAAAGCCGGCATCAAGTACAATGGATAG
- a CDS encoding PilT/PilU family type 4a pilus ATPase, with translation MDIFYLLRQLYENKGSDLLLASRNFPSLRINNALAKIGDSVLSVENVEALVTQIISKEDLAEFKACKELDTSYEDEQSRYRINLHYQMGGIGATIRLVPKQIPTLETLNLPAIVKSFTKLERGLVLVTGPTGCGKSTTQASMIDQINSTRPCHVVTIEDPIEFVHTPKQAIIEQREVGLDTNSFAEALKRVLRQAPDVILVGEMRDLESIQMAITAAETGHFVISTLHTQDAVQSIDRIIDVFPPHQQTQVRTQLSLTLHGIISQQLIPRADKKGLVGAYEILRATSGIRNIIRKGSTQEIFSMMEIGSQTGMQTMDASLLALLKNNQITGEQALTYAINRDRMEKLISGAA, from the coding sequence GTGGATATTTTTTATTTATTGCGCCAATTATACGAGAATAAAGGTTCAGATCTGTTGCTGGCCAGCAGAAATTTCCCTTCTTTACGCATTAACAATGCCTTAGCCAAGATCGGGGATAGCGTATTAAGCGTTGAAAATGTTGAGGCGCTGGTCACCCAAATCATCAGCAAGGAAGACCTGGCAGAATTTAAAGCCTGCAAAGAGCTCGACACTTCTTACGAAGACGAACAAAGCCGTTATCGGATCAACCTCCACTACCAAATGGGGGGGATTGGAGCGACAATCCGCCTGGTCCCAAAACAGATCCCGACTTTGGAGACCCTAAACCTCCCGGCAATCGTCAAATCATTTACCAAGCTGGAGCGGGGACTGGTCCTCGTCACGGGACCAACCGGTTGCGGCAAATCAACTACTCAGGCTTCAATGATCGACCAGATCAACTCAACCCGCCCCTGCCATGTCGTAACAATCGAAGACCCGATCGAGTTCGTCCACACGCCAAAACAAGCGATCATCGAACAGCGTGAGGTCGGCCTTGACACCAACTCCTTTGCTGAAGCGTTAAAGCGAGTCCTCCGCCAGGCTCCGGATGTCATTCTAGTCGGTGAAATGCGCGACCTGGAATCGATCCAAATGGCGATCACCGCGGCGGAAACCGGCCACTTTGTCATTTCTACCCTGCACACGCAGGACGCGGTCCAAAGCATTGACCGTATCATCGACGTCTTCCCGCCCCACCAACAAACCCAGGTCAGGACACAGCTCTCTTTAACTCTGCATGGGATCATCTCCCAGCAATTGATCCCCAGAGCGGATAAAAAGGGATTGGTAGGGGCTTATGAGATCCTAAGGGCCACCTCTGGCATCCGTAACATCATCCGCAAAGGTTCAACCCAGGAGATCTTTTCAATGATGGAGATCGGCAGTCAAACCGGCATGCAAACCATGGATGCCTCGCTTCTGGCGCTATTAAAAAACAATCAGATCACCGGCGAACAAGCCCTTACCTACGCGATAAACCGGGACAGAATGGAAAAGCTGATCAGTGGCGCTGCCTAG
- a CDS encoding S1 RNA-binding domain-containing protein — protein MPLDVGLEVEGKVTGITNFGAFMELPEKLVGLVHISQVSDSYVTDITKHLRIGDVIKVKVLGVNKEGKYDLSIKQVGKAVFAPPRPKKPREEHSGQPGNFEDKITMFLKQSEEKLLDWKRNLEYKQVGKKKKPK, from the coding sequence TTGCCGTTAGATGTAGGTTTGGAAGTTGAAGGGAAAGTCACCGGAATAACAAATTTTGGCGCTTTCATGGAACTGCCGGAAAAGCTTGTTGGGTTGGTCCATATTTCCCAGGTTTCAGATTCGTACGTGACCGATATCACCAAGCATCTTCGGATCGGTGATGTTATCAAGGTCAAGGTCCTTGGGGTCAATAAAGAAGGGAAATACGACCTGTCGATCAAGCAGGTTGGAAAAGCCGTTTTTGCTCCCCCCAGGCCCAAAAAGCCACGCGAAGAGCATAGCGGGCAACCAGGGAATTTTGAGGATAAGATCACGATGTTCCTGAAGCAAAGTGAAGAAAAGCTTCTTGATTGGAAGCGCAACCTCGAGTACAAACAGGTTGGAAAAAAGAAGAAACCGAAATAA
- a CDS encoding septum formation initiator family protein, giving the protein MKRLGSIAAILAIIYFIFLIRQDIINYRELSGAKDAAGKRVTLEEVRYQGLNERLARLNTSDLTEEIARTKLGLIKKGETAYKVMLK; this is encoded by the coding sequence ATGAAAAGGCTGGGCTCAATTGCCGCGATTTTAGCCATTATTTACTTTATTTTTTTGATCCGTCAGGATATAATCAATTACCGGGAGCTTTCCGGGGCTAAAGACGCGGCCGGAAAGAGGGTGACGCTTGAGGAGGTCCGTTATCAAGGCCTTAATGAACGTCTGGCCAGGTTAAACACAAGCGACCTGACCGAAGAAATTGCCAGGACTAAGCTCGGGTTGATCAAAAAAGGGGAAACCGCTTACAAAGTGATGCTGAAATAA